One segment of Micromonospora sp. M71_S20 DNA contains the following:
- a CDS encoding AfsR/SARP family transcriptional regulator has protein sequence MEFRVLGPVGAWRGDSEVALDGAKQRTVLAALLLAEGRTVPDTRLCELLWGERPPATFAAQLYNYVSRLRKYLGAEVDIVRQWSGYQIRIGAARLDLDEFERLAEAGREALRDGRHAEAAERLHAAMSLWRGPALSNVTEHLAAAEAHRMAEVRMAVLESRIEADLRLGRHVRLVPEITQLVAKHPLHEGLRGQLMTALLHSDRQADALAAYHEGRRVLADELGVDPGPLLTEAYRSILAGPPAPAVVAEPSWHGVRPAMLPPGVGDFAGREEELNGLLRVLTAEPRACPPVAVVTGMAGVGKSTLALHAAHLTRTAFPDGQLYADLGRARGNAVEPYDVLGWFLRSLGHAESAIPKGLDERVRLYRSQLAGRRLLVMLDGTADYAQVSPLLPGDPGCQVIVTSRLRMPELAGATSIEVGTLDRRQALALLGRIIGAQRVAEEAEAAGRIVELCGRLSLGVRVAGSRLLARPHWSLGYLADRLADERYRLDELRLGSMDVRERLDSSYHQLADLGQLALRRLALLRTPAFPSWCTAEVLGVSRHAGEEVGENLVDARLLEIVESDGGRRQRFRFHDLVRVFAREKADQADRVLVAGAGALSAVGN, from the coding sequence ATGGAGTTTCGGGTACTGGGGCCGGTGGGGGCCTGGAGGGGTGACTCGGAGGTGGCGCTGGACGGTGCGAAGCAGCGCACCGTGCTCGCGGCGTTGCTGCTCGCCGAGGGGCGTACCGTGCCGGACACCCGGCTGTGCGAGCTGCTCTGGGGGGAGCGCCCGCCGGCCACCTTCGCCGCCCAGCTCTACAACTACGTCTCGCGGCTGCGCAAGTACCTCGGCGCCGAGGTGGACATCGTCCGGCAGTGGTCGGGGTACCAGATCAGGATCGGCGCCGCCCGGCTCGACCTCGACGAGTTCGAGCGCCTGGCCGAGGCCGGGCGGGAGGCACTGCGCGACGGGCGGCACGCCGAGGCCGCCGAGCGGCTGCACGCCGCCATGTCGCTGTGGCGCGGCCCCGCGCTGTCCAACGTGACCGAGCACCTCGCGGCGGCCGAGGCGCACCGCATGGCGGAGGTGCGGATGGCGGTCCTGGAGAGCCGGATCGAGGCCGACCTGCGGCTGGGGCGCCACGTCCGGCTGGTCCCCGAGATCACCCAGCTCGTCGCCAAGCACCCGCTGCACGAGGGGCTGCGGGGCCAGCTGATGACCGCCCTGCTGCACAGCGACCGGCAGGCCGACGCGCTGGCCGCCTACCACGAGGGCCGCCGGGTGCTCGCCGACGAACTGGGCGTCGACCCGGGGCCGCTGCTCACGGAGGCGTACCGGTCGATCCTCGCCGGCCCCCCGGCCCCGGCGGTCGTCGCGGAGCCGAGCTGGCACGGGGTGCGGCCCGCGATGCTCCCGCCCGGCGTCGGTGACTTCGCCGGGCGGGAGGAGGAGCTGAACGGGCTGCTCCGGGTGCTGACCGCCGAGCCGAGGGCCTGCCCGCCGGTCGCCGTGGTCACCGGGATGGCCGGCGTCGGCAAGAGCACGCTCGCCCTGCACGCTGCCCACCTCACCCGGACCGCCTTCCCCGACGGTCAGCTCTACGCCGACCTCGGTCGCGCGCGGGGCAACGCCGTCGAGCCGTACGACGTGCTCGGCTGGTTCCTGCGCAGCCTCGGCCACGCCGAGTCGGCGATCCCGAAGGGGCTCGACGAGCGGGTCCGGCTCTACCGCAGCCAGCTCGCCGGCCGGCGGCTGCTGGTCATGCTCGACGGCACCGCGGACTACGCGCAGGTGAGCCCGCTGCTGCCCGGCGACCCCGGCTGTCAGGTCATCGTCACCAGCCGGCTCCGCATGCCCGAGCTGGCCGGCGCCACGTCGATCGAGGTCGGCACCCTCGACCGGCGGCAGGCGCTCGCGCTGCTCGGCCGGATCATCGGGGCGCAGCGGGTCGCCGAGGAGGCCGAGGCGGCCGGCCGGATCGTCGAGCTGTGCGGCCGGCTCTCGCTCGGCGTCCGGGTCGCCGGATCCCGGCTGCTGGCGCGCCCGCACTGGTCGCTCGGGTACCTGGCGGACCGGCTCGCCGACGAGCGGTACCGGCTGGACGAGCTCCGGCTGGGCTCGATGGACGTCCGGGAACGGCTGGACAGCAGCTACCACCAGCTGGCCGACCTGGGCCAGCTCGCCCTGCGCCGACTGGCGCTGCTGCGCACGCCGGCCTTCCCCAGCTGGTGCACCGCGGAGGTGCTGGGCGTGTCCCGGCACGCCGGCGAGGAGGTGGGGGAGAACCTGGTCGACGCCCGGCTGCTGGAGATCGTCGAGTCCGACGGCGGCCGGCGGCAGCGGTTCCGCTTCCACGACCTCGTCCGCGTCTTCGCCCGGGAGAAGGCCGACCAGGCCGACCGGGTGCTGGTGGCCGGCGCCGGGGCGCTGAGCGCGGTGGGCAACTGA
- a CDS encoding 3-hydroxyacyl-ACP dehydratase FabZ family protein, translated as MMGIEEIRRIIPHRPPMLLVDRVTELVPRRRLVGSLTVTGDRALPMSLLLESWGQAALVLIRHDRPMPDVLTDGVPVAGVFEHIRFGRPVLPGETVEHHVTMNRLVADTAFVTGESVVGSTVVLRVGRLVGAMRSVESLRASLDAATRESRAAAPAQPAEPAPAASGAAR; from the coding sequence ATGATGGGGATCGAGGAGATCAGGCGGATCATCCCGCACCGGCCGCCGATGCTGCTGGTCGACCGGGTCACCGAGCTGGTGCCCCGGCGGCGGCTGGTGGGCTCGCTGACCGTCACCGGTGACCGGGCGCTGCCGATGTCGCTGCTGCTGGAATCCTGGGGGCAGGCGGCGCTGGTGCTGATCCGGCACGACCGGCCGATGCCGGACGTGCTGACCGACGGCGTGCCGGTGGCCGGCGTCTTCGAGCACATCCGGTTCGGGCGGCCGGTGCTGCCCGGGGAGACGGTGGAGCACCATGTGACCATGAACCGGCTGGTCGCCGACACCGCCTTCGTCACCGGCGAGAGCGTCGTCGGGTCCACCGTGGTGCTGCGGGTGGGCCGCCTGGTCGGTGCGATGCGATCGGTGGAGTCCCTGCGGGCGTCTCTCGACGCGGCGACCCGGGAGTCCCGCGCGGCGGCCCCCGCGCAGCCGGCCGAGCCGGCCCCGGCGGCGTCCGGGGCGGCGCGGTGA
- the fabG gene encoding 3-oxoacyl-ACP reductase FabG gives MSAGGRPVALVTGGSRGIGRAVVLRLVGDGYDVAMCYQSSKDAADEVVAQAAAEGGRVLALAVDVADAAAVRDFVSTAERELGDPEAVVTVAGIIRDRPLALMADADWRSVMEVNLDGTYHVCRAVIRRMMRRRRGSIVTVSSVSGVAGNAMQTNYSASKAGIIGFTKALAKEVGRYDIRANVVAPGYVDTDMIAALSDELGAIARDRVALGRLGRSEEIADVVAFLLSSRASYLTGQVVTVDGGLSM, from the coding sequence GTGAGCGCCGGTGGGCGGCCCGTCGCCCTGGTCACGGGCGGCTCCCGGGGCATCGGCCGGGCGGTGGTGCTGCGGCTGGTTGGGGACGGCTACGACGTGGCCATGTGCTACCAGTCCAGCAAGGACGCCGCCGACGAGGTGGTCGCGCAGGCGGCCGCGGAGGGCGGGCGCGTGCTCGCGCTGGCGGTCGACGTCGCCGACGCCGCCGCGGTGCGGGACTTCGTGTCGACCGCCGAGCGGGAGCTGGGTGACCCCGAGGCGGTGGTCACCGTCGCGGGGATCATCCGGGACCGGCCGCTGGCCCTGATGGCCGACGCCGACTGGCGCTCCGTGATGGAGGTGAACCTCGACGGCACCTACCACGTCTGCCGCGCGGTGATCCGCCGGATGATGCGCAGGCGTCGCGGGTCGATCGTCACGGTCTCCTCGGTGTCCGGGGTGGCCGGCAACGCGATGCAGACGAACTACTCCGCCTCGAAGGCCGGGATCATCGGCTTCACCAAGGCGCTGGCCAAGGAGGTCGGCCGGTACGACATCCGGGCGAACGTGGTGGCGCCCGGCTACGTCGACACGGACATGATCGCCGCCCTCTCCGACGAGCTGGGCGCGATCGCCCGGGACCGGGTGGCCCTGGGCCGGCTCGGGCGCAGCGAGGAGATCGCCGACGTGGTGGCGTTCCTGCTCTCCTCCCGGGCGTCGTACCTGACCGGTCAGGTGGTCACCGTGGACGGCGGCCTGTCGATGTGA
- a CDS encoding SDR family oxidoreductase, protein MRDFTDRVAVVTGAGSGIGRALAVELAARGARLAVSDVDDEGLRETVRCCAGLDGQVRGYRLDVTDRAAVLAHAERVDADFGRADLVVNNAGVTLLASVADGAWEDLEWVMNVDFWGVVHGTRAFLPLLTASRGHLVNVSSVLGLAGAPMQSGYNAAKFAVRGFTEAVAQELRADGVPVRVSCVHPGRIRTNIMRNARNDGLRDYQAVREHFERSVDISAEYAARAILRGVARNRARILVGADAYRTEILTRLLGPWYPRVAAGRGRRPVTSTGRRPR, encoded by the coding sequence ATGAGAGACTTCACTGACAGGGTGGCGGTGGTCACCGGCGCCGGCTCGGGCATCGGCCGCGCGCTCGCCGTCGAGCTGGCCGCCCGGGGGGCCCGGCTCGCCGTCTCCGACGTGGACGACGAGGGGCTGCGCGAGACCGTACGGTGCTGCGCGGGCCTCGACGGCCAGGTGCGCGGGTACCGGTTGGACGTGACGGACCGGGCCGCGGTGCTGGCGCACGCCGAGCGGGTCGACGCCGACTTCGGCCGCGCCGACCTGGTCGTCAACAACGCCGGGGTGACCCTGCTCGCCTCGGTCGCCGACGGGGCCTGGGAAGACCTCGAATGGGTGATGAACGTCGACTTCTGGGGGGTCGTGCACGGCACGCGGGCGTTCCTGCCGCTGCTGACGGCGTCGCGCGGGCACCTGGTCAACGTCTCCAGTGTGCTGGGGCTGGCCGGCGCGCCGATGCAGAGCGGGTACAACGCCGCCAAGTTCGCCGTCCGGGGCTTCACGGAGGCGGTGGCGCAGGAGCTGCGGGCCGACGGGGTGCCGGTCAGGGTGAGCTGCGTGCATCCCGGCCGGATCAGGACGAACATCATGCGCAACGCCCGCAACGACGGGCTGCGCGACTACCAGGCGGTGCGGGAGCACTTCGAGCGCTCGGTCGACATCTCGGCGGAGTACGCCGCCCGCGCCATCCTGCGCGGGGTGGCCCGCAACCGGGCCCGGATCCTGGTCGGGGCGGACGCCTACCGCACCGAGATCCTGACCCGGCTGCTCGGGCCGTGGTACCCGCGGGTGGCCGCCGGCCGTGGCCGGCGGCCGGTCACATCGACAGGCCGCCGTCCACGGTGA
- a CDS encoding beta-ketoacyl-ACP synthase III, producing the protein MSSIFGSAITGLGAYRPTRVVTNPDIALRTDVTTEWIEERTGIKTRHAAGPGETVPVMSAEAGAKALAMANVDPSEVDLLILATATKRDRIPGGAPEVAHRIGIPATGAFDLNAACAGFAYSVSVASNAVRLGEARNVLVVGAEHLTEFIDPEDPATYVIFGDGAGAAVISRSENQDIGPVVWGSDGRRAPILGTKWAKDGKEYASMNGPLVYRWSTKNIPPVAREACARAGIDLSEIDWFVPHQANLRIIEQLAEILEIPEEKVARDVIDTGNTSAASVPLALSRLHESGRTKPGDKALLLGFGAGLAYAGQIVRMP; encoded by the coding sequence ATGTCGAGCATCTTCGGTTCGGCGATCACCGGGCTCGGCGCCTATCGGCCCACCCGCGTGGTCACCAACCCGGACATCGCACTGCGTACGGACGTGACCACGGAGTGGATCGAGGAGCGCACGGGCATCAAGACCCGGCACGCCGCCGGTCCCGGGGAGACCGTGCCGGTGATGTCGGCGGAGGCCGGCGCGAAGGCGCTGGCGATGGCGAACGTCGACCCCTCCGAGGTCGACCTGCTCATCCTGGCCACCGCCACCAAGCGGGACCGGATCCCGGGCGGCGCGCCGGAGGTCGCCCACCGGATCGGCATCCCGGCGACCGGCGCGTTCGACCTGAACGCCGCCTGCGCGGGCTTCGCCTACTCGGTGTCGGTCGCGTCCAACGCGGTGCGCCTCGGCGAGGCGCGCAACGTGCTGGTCGTCGGCGCCGAACACCTCACCGAGTTCATCGACCCCGAGGACCCGGCGACCTACGTCATCTTTGGCGACGGCGCGGGCGCCGCGGTGATCTCCCGCTCCGAGAACCAGGACATCGGCCCCGTGGTGTGGGGCAGCGACGGCCGGCGGGCCCCGATCCTCGGCACGAAGTGGGCCAAGGACGGCAAGGAGTACGCCTCGATGAACGGGCCGCTGGTCTACCGGTGGTCCACCAAGAACATCCCCCCGGTCGCGCGGGAGGCCTGCGCCCGCGCCGGGATCGACCTGTCGGAGATCGACTGGTTCGTGCCGCACCAGGCGAACCTGCGGATCATCGAGCAGCTCGCCGAGATCCTGGAGATCCCGGAGGAGAAGGTCGCCCGGGACGTGATCGACACGGGGAACACCTCGGCGGCCTCGGTGCCGCTCGCGCTGAGCCGGCTGCACGAGAGCGGCCGGACCAAGCCCGGCGACAAGGCGCTGCTGCTCGGCTTCGGCGCCGGCCTCGCGTACGCCGGCCAGATCGTCCGGATGCCCTGA
- a CDS encoding acyl carrier protein: MTVDQVAADVEQLTRKLMTEEPDRPISADDTFVDLGLDSLKLVDLLGAAEVHFDIEVPDEEVGNFVRVRDLTDFVLGAK, encoded by the coding sequence ATGACCGTTGACCAGGTGGCCGCCGACGTCGAGCAGCTGACCCGCAAGCTGATGACCGAGGAGCCGGACCGGCCGATCTCCGCCGACGACACCTTCGTGGACCTGGGCCTCGACTCGCTCAAGCTGGTCGACCTGCTCGGCGCCGCCGAGGTGCACTTCGACATCGAGGTGCCGGACGAGGAGGTCGGCAACTTCGTCCGCGTCCGGGACCTGACCGACTTCGTGCTCGGCGCCAAGTGA
- a CDS encoding condensation domain-containing protein, which translates to MNAGDGDARELSVGQAAQWALYRLAPESSTSNVVTAVLAEPVLDTDVLRAALVAVQDRHDLLRSRFAETGAGPVRLVDPIGSDAIEVRDVGDVDDAALRTLIHAAGEQPLRLEQDGPLRVVLLRRRTDCALVLVIHHIATDGLSQYLIWRDLGDAYRVLRGGGAVDWPTRPRYDEFVAREQAMLAGPRSAELAEHWARTCAGATAATLPTDRPRSATRSYRGASVARMLPDDVARQVRATAAALAVTPFSVLLGVFEALLHRCTGQREFTIGCPVSVRRGRALREVVGMLVNPVVLRSSFAPDTTFAAAISAAGRQLSDGVARAAYPFPLVQAARRDRDPLVRVTITLLTRQHGDTLSDTSNGFVGHRVRQVVVPYDEGQFDLAVTVHQLPDLALRTEFNYDTDLLDRATVERLFDQYLALLGAACADPAATVADARLAGDVDERMLLELGMS; encoded by the coding sequence GTGAACGCCGGCGACGGGGACGCCCGGGAGCTGTCCGTCGGTCAGGCCGCGCAGTGGGCGCTGTACCGACTCGCGCCCGAGAGCTCGACCAGCAACGTGGTGACGGCCGTGCTCGCCGAGCCGGTCCTCGACACCGACGTGCTGCGGGCCGCCCTCGTCGCCGTGCAGGACCGGCACGACCTGCTCCGGTCCCGGTTCGCCGAGACCGGAGCGGGGCCGGTGCGGCTGGTCGATCCCATCGGCTCCGACGCGATCGAGGTCCGCGACGTCGGCGACGTGGACGACGCGGCGCTGCGTACGCTCATCCACGCTGCCGGCGAGCAGCCGCTCCGGCTCGAACAGGACGGCCCCCTGCGGGTGGTGCTGCTGCGCCGGCGCACGGATTGCGCGCTGGTGCTGGTCATCCACCACATCGCCACCGACGGGCTCTCGCAGTACCTGATCTGGCGGGACCTCGGCGACGCGTACCGGGTGCTGCGGGGCGGGGGCGCGGTCGACTGGCCGACGCGACCCCGCTACGACGAGTTCGTCGCGCGGGAGCAGGCCATGCTGGCCGGTCCCCGCAGCGCCGAGCTGGCCGAGCACTGGGCCCGCACCTGCGCCGGGGCCACCGCCGCCACCCTGCCCACCGACCGGCCCCGTTCCGCCACCCGGTCCTACCGGGGCGCGTCCGTGGCCCGGATGCTGCCGGACGACGTCGCCCGGCAGGTACGCGCGACGGCCGCCGCCCTGGCGGTCACCCCGTTCAGCGTCCTGCTCGGCGTCTTCGAGGCGCTGCTGCACCGGTGCACCGGGCAGCGTGAGTTCACCATCGGCTGCCCGGTCTCGGTGCGGCGGGGACGGGCGCTGCGGGAGGTGGTCGGGATGCTGGTGAACCCGGTGGTGCTGCGCTCGTCGTTCGCCCCGGACACCACCTTCGCGGCGGCGATCTCCGCCGCGGGACGCCAGCTCTCGGACGGGGTGGCGCGCGCCGCCTACCCGTTCCCGCTGGTCCAGGCGGCCCGCCGGGACCGGGACCCGCTGGTGCGGGTCACCATCACGCTGCTCACCCGGCAGCACGGCGACACCCTGTCCGACACCAGCAACGGGTTCGTCGGGCACCGGGTCCGCCAGGTGGTGGTGCCGTACGACGAGGGCCAGTTCGACCTCGCCGTGACGGTGCACCAGCTGCCCGACCTGGCCCTGCGCACCGAGTTCAACTACGACACGGACCTGCTCGACCGCGCCACCGTCGAGCGGCTCTTCGACCAGTACCTGGCCCTGCTCGGCGCCGCCTGCGCCGACCCGGCCGCCACGGTGGCCGACGCCCGCCTGGCGGGCGACGTCGACGAGCGGATGCTGCTCGAACTCGGCATGAGCTGA
- the sbnA gene encoding 2,3-diaminopropionate biosynthesis protein SbnA, translating to MDQGILSTVGNTPLVRLDRLFPEFPARAYAKLEQFNPGGSIKDRAALNMLRGKIESGELVPGRSVVVESSSGNLAIGLAQICAYFGIRFICVVDPKTTRQNLAVLAAYQAEIDMIEHPDPVTGEYLAVRRRRVRELVETVPGAYRPDQYTNPLNARAQRQTMAEIMTELDGRVDYLFCSTGTCGTLVGCADYLRENGHPTRIVAVDAVGSAIFGHPTAPRLIPGHGASVVPPLAANARPDEVLHVSDLDCVVGCRLLAVREAILAGGSSGATVAALRRRMADLPAGSTSVLIFPDNGDRYLDTIYSDRWVTEQFGEVSHLWKGDKC from the coding sequence ATGGATCAGGGAATTCTCTCCACGGTCGGCAACACGCCCCTGGTGCGCCTGGACCGGTTGTTTCCCGAATTTCCCGCCCGGGCGTACGCGAAACTCGAACAGTTCAATCCGGGTGGGAGCATCAAGGACCGGGCCGCGCTGAACATGCTGCGCGGAAAGATCGAATCCGGCGAACTGGTGCCCGGCCGGTCCGTGGTGGTGGAGTCCAGCTCCGGCAACCTCGCCATCGGCCTGGCCCAGATCTGCGCGTACTTCGGGATCCGGTTCATCTGCGTGGTGGACCCGAAGACCACCCGGCAGAACCTGGCGGTGCTGGCCGCGTACCAGGCCGAGATCGACATGATCGAGCATCCCGACCCGGTGACCGGCGAGTACCTCGCGGTCCGGCGCCGCCGGGTACGCGAGCTGGTGGAGACCGTGCCCGGCGCCTACCGCCCGGACCAGTACACCAACCCGCTCAACGCCCGGGCCCAGCGGCAGACCATGGCCGAGATCATGACCGAGCTGGACGGCCGGGTCGACTACCTGTTCTGCTCCACCGGCACCTGCGGCACCCTGGTCGGCTGCGCCGACTACCTGCGCGAGAACGGCCACCCCACCCGGATCGTCGCGGTCGACGCCGTCGGCAGCGCGATCTTCGGCCACCCGACCGCGCCCCGGCTGATCCCCGGACACGGCGCCTCGGTGGTGCCCCCGCTGGCCGCCAACGCCAGGCCGGACGAGGTGCTGCACGTCTCCGACCTCGACTGCGTGGTCGGCTGCCGGTTGCTGGCGGTGCGGGAGGCCATCCTCGCCGGCGGTTCCTCCGGGGCGACGGTGGCCGCGCTGCGGCGCCGCATGGCGGACCTGCCCGCCGGGAGCACCAGCGTCCTGATCTTCCCGGACAACGGCGACCGCTACCTCGACACCATCTACTCCGATCGCTGGGTGACCGAACAGTTCGGCGAGGTCAGCCACCTGTGGAAGGGCGACAAATGCTGA
- the sbnB gene encoding 2,3-diaminopropionate biosynthesis protein SbnB, translating into MLIIGYAVVRDVLDGDEARVIDLVRQAYLLHEQGRTSVPHSVFLRFPDNARNRIIGLPAYLGADPPAAGMKWISSFPANIDRGLDRASAAIVLNSLETGRPEAVIEGSVVSARRTAAGAALAAQLLTAGRRPDGLALIGCGLINEQVLRFLTVALAPPASLVLHDTDPRRAEAFAARAAALLPATTISVVASAEQALAAHRLVSIATTASEPHLELTACQPESVVLHLSLRDLHPRAVLAARNVVDDPDHVCRERTSLHLAEQLTGGRDFIHTTIGRLAGGAALPPADAPGPVVVSPFGLGVLDIALAEHVRRTAARRGLGVRIDDFTPVPAAAVATVEPTRERT; encoded by the coding sequence ATGCTGATCATCGGCTATGCCGTGGTCCGGGACGTGCTAGACGGCGACGAGGCCCGGGTCATCGACCTCGTCCGGCAGGCGTACCTGCTGCACGAGCAGGGCCGCACGAGCGTGCCGCACTCGGTCTTCCTGCGCTTCCCCGACAACGCCCGCAACCGCATCATCGGGCTGCCCGCGTACCTGGGCGCCGACCCGCCGGCCGCCGGCATGAAGTGGATCTCCTCGTTCCCCGCGAACATCGACCGGGGCCTGGACCGCGCCAGCGCCGCCATCGTGCTCAACTCGCTGGAGACCGGCCGGCCCGAGGCGGTCATCGAGGGATCGGTCGTCTCCGCCCGGCGTACCGCGGCCGGCGCGGCCCTCGCCGCGCAGCTGCTGACCGCCGGACGCCGCCCGGACGGCCTGGCGCTGATCGGCTGCGGGCTGATCAACGAGCAGGTGCTGCGCTTCCTGACGGTCGCCCTGGCGCCGCCGGCCTCGCTGGTGCTGCACGACACCGACCCGCGCCGGGCCGAGGCGTTCGCCGCGCGGGCGGCGGCCCTGCTGCCGGCCACGACGATCAGCGTGGTGGCGAGCGCCGAGCAGGCCCTGGCCGCCCACCGGCTGGTCTCGATCGCCACCACCGCCAGCGAACCGCACCTGGAGCTGACCGCCTGCCAGCCGGAGAGCGTGGTGCTGCACCTGTCGCTGCGGGACCTGCACCCCCGGGCGGTGCTGGCGGCCCGCAACGTCGTCGACGACCCCGACCACGTGTGCCGGGAGCGCACCTCGCTGCACCTGGCCGAGCAGCTCACCGGGGGCCGGGACTTCATCCACACCACGATCGGCCGGTTGGCCGGCGGTGCGGCGCTGCCCCCGGCCGACGCCCCCGGACCGGTGGTGGTCTCGCCGTTCGGGCTGGGCGTGCTGGACATCGCGCTGGCCGAACACGTCCGCCGCACGGCGGCCCGGCGTGGCCTCGGCGTGCGGATCGACGACTTCACACCCGTACCGGCCGCCGCCGTGGCGACCGTGGAACCCACGAGGGAGAGAACATGA
- a CDS encoding MbtH family NRPS accessory protein — protein MSDDDRSYLVVLNDEEQYSIWWSDRALPAGWRAEGTEGTRDECLSRINELWTDMRPKSLRLRMDGASV, from the coding sequence ATGAGCGACGACGACCGCAGCTACCTGGTGGTGCTCAACGACGAGGAGCAGTACTCGATCTGGTGGAGCGACCGGGCGCTGCCGGCCGGCTGGCGGGCCGAGGGCACCGAGGGCACCCGCGACGAGTGCCTCAGCCGGATCAACGAGCTCTGGACCGACATGCGGCCGAAGAGCCTGCGCCTGCGCATGGACGGCGCGTCCGTCTGA